Proteins from a single region of Deltaproteobacteria bacterium:
- a CDS encoding sugar ABC transporter permease, whose product MIAPAVVFIVAMIGAPFVLAILYSLSDATTGDPGLRIVGLQNFQAALADPVFRLALRNTFVFTLLSQSIVIVLSRVLANALLKSFRGKWIVRFLIMLPWTAPISLGTIGWLWMFDSIFSPIDWVLRYLGALGTATALLGNQTNLYWLGVPGLSMASVILVNVWRILPLATVIQLGGLSSIPKDLIEAAEVDGASPWRRTLMITIPLTLPIVSIAFLFGVVFTFTDLVVVYVLTRGGPVHMTQVLSSWTFFKGIEAGDLAQGAAISLFMFPVLAVAAVLILRMARRTEVV is encoded by the coding sequence ATGATCGCCCCCGCGGTCGTGTTCATCGTGGCGATGATCGGCGCCCCCTTCGTCCTCGCGATCCTGTACTCCTTGAGCGACGCGACCACCGGCGATCCGGGGCTGCGCATCGTCGGACTGCAGAATTTCCAGGCGGCCCTCGCGGACCCGGTGTTCCGGCTCGCCCTGCGGAACACCTTCGTGTTCACGCTCCTCTCCCAGTCGATCGTGATCGTCCTGTCCCGGGTGCTGGCCAACGCCCTCCTCAAATCGTTCCGGGGGAAATGGATCGTCCGGTTCCTCATCATGCTCCCGTGGACCGCCCCGATCTCCCTGGGGACGATCGGCTGGCTCTGGATGTTCGACTCGATCTTCAGCCCCATCGACTGGGTGCTGCGCTACCTTGGGGCGCTCGGGACCGCCACCGCCCTCCTGGGGAACCAGACGAACCTCTACTGGCTCGGCGTCCCCGGCCTCTCGATGGCGTCGGTCATCCTCGTGAACGTCTGGCGGATCCTCCCGCTGGCCACGGTGATCCAGCTGGGGGGCTTGAGCTCGATTCCGAAGGACCTGATCGAGGCCGCCGAGGTCGACGGCGCCTCCCCGTGGCGGCGCACGCTGATGATCACGATCCCGCTCACGCTGCCGATCGTCAGCATCGCCTTCCTCTTCGGCGTGGTGTTCACGTTCACCGACCTGGTCGTGGTGTACGTCCTCACGCGGGGCGGTCCGGTGCACATGACGCAGGTGCTCTCCTCCTGGACGTTCTTCAAGGGGATCGAGGCCGGGGACCTGGCCCAGGGCGCGGCCATCTCCCTGTTCATGTTCCCCGTGCTGGCGGTCGCCGCCGTCCTGATCCTGCGGATGGCGAGACGGACGGAGGTGGTCTGA